A window of the Janthinobacterium agaricidamnosum NBRC 102515 = DSM 9628 genome harbors these coding sequences:
- the mnmC gene encoding FAD-dependent 5-carboxymethylaminomethyl-2-thiouridine(34) oxidoreductase MnmC, whose translation MIQDLLQRWHGQPRCVILDSDFGDGARFLSALQAWQDHPRRPVILHYLAMSPQPVAIAALPQELRAQWPPFVPGFHRMALRQGRVILDLLIGDAEASLVQIDASLDAAWLPAPLRSSTVLARLMSPGASLHAAQLDDAQRLALIKAGFVFGADGLSAVFHSRRPPAVRPALERRAIERRAIVIGAGLSGAAACERLCARGWDVTLIERHGQPAQEASGNLAGIFMPVLSKDDNPATRLSRAAYLFALRHWRNLGNGFEGQQCGVLQLARDARHAEVQRQIAASGAYPRDFARWLDAAEAGALLGAPAPHGGWLFGQGGWAYPASVCRMMLDACGPRLTRIFASGVAALEYGAGEWRALDADGRLIAQAPSVILANGNGAVRIQQAGSLPLSAVRGQVTHLAEGSLPAPPLVVCREAYLTPAAHGVVCAGATYDLDHERALRTSSQQENLHKIAAILDIAAPDAPLAGRVGFRCVATDRLPLAGALPNPAIAGRCERLRDVPRWPGLFGLLGYASRGLIWAPLAAELLAAQLEGEPLPLESSLAAALDPGRFLLKERRRHGP comes from the coding sequence ATGATCCAGGATTTGCTTCAGCGCTGGCACGGCCAGCCGCGCTGCGTGATACTCGACAGCGACTTTGGCGATGGCGCGCGATTTTTATCGGCGCTGCAGGCGTGGCAAGACCATCCGCGCCGGCCTGTGATTTTGCATTACCTGGCCATGTCGCCGCAGCCGGTGGCCATCGCTGCGCTGCCGCAGGAATTGCGGGCGCAGTGGCCGCCGTTCGTGCCGGGTTTTCACCGCATGGCGCTGCGGCAGGGCCGCGTGATACTGGACTTGCTGATCGGCGATGCGGAAGCCAGCCTGGTCCAGATCGATGCGTCGCTGGATGCGGCATGGCTGCCGGCCCCGCTGCGTTCCAGCACCGTGCTGGCGCGCCTGATGTCTCCCGGCGCCAGCCTGCATGCAGCGCAATTGGACGATGCGCAGCGGCTAGCCTTGATCAAGGCCGGTTTTGTGTTCGGCGCGGATGGCCTATCGGCCGTGTTCCACAGCCGCCGGCCGCCAGCCGTGCGGCCGGCGCTGGAGCGCCGCGCCATCGAGCGCCGCGCCATCGTCATCGGCGCCGGCCTGTCGGGCGCGGCCGCTTGCGAACGGCTGTGCGCGCGCGGCTGGGACGTGACGCTGATCGAACGGCATGGCCAGCCGGCGCAGGAAGCGTCCGGCAACCTGGCCGGCATCTTCATGCCGGTGCTGTCGAAGGACGACAATCCGGCCACCCGCCTGAGCCGCGCCGCCTACCTGTTCGCGCTGCGCCACTGGCGCAACCTGGGCAACGGTTTTGAAGGCCAGCAGTGCGGCGTGCTGCAACTGGCGCGCGATGCGCGGCACGCCGAGGTGCAGCGCCAGATCGCCGCCAGCGGCGCTTATCCGCGCGACTTCGCCCGCTGGCTGGATGCCGCTGAAGCGGGCGCCTTGCTGGGCGCGCCGGCGCCGCATGGCGGCTGGCTGTTCGGGCAGGGCGGCTGGGCCTATCCGGCGTCGGTGTGCCGCATGATGCTGGACGCTTGCGGCCCGCGCCTGACGCGCATCTTTGCCAGCGGCGTGGCGGCGCTCGAATACGGCGCCGGCGAGTGGCGCGCGCTGGATGCGGATGGCCGCCTGATCGCCCAGGCGCCGAGCGTGATCCTGGCCAACGGCAATGGCGCGGTGCGGATTCAACAGGCCGGCAGTTTGCCGCTATCGGCCGTGCGCGGCCAGGTGACGCACCTGGCCGAGGGCAGCTTGCCGGCGCCGCCGCTGGTGGTGTGCCGCGAAGCGTACCTGACGCCGGCCGCGCACGGCGTGGTCTGCGCCGGCGCCACCTACGACCTGGATCATGAGCGCGCTTTGCGGACATCGAGCCAGCAAGAAAATCTGCACAAGATCGCCGCGATACTGGATATTGCGGCGCCCGATGCGCCGCTGGCCGGCCGCGTCGGTTTCCGCTGCGTCGCGACGGACCGCTTGCCGCTGGCCGGCGCGCTGCCGAATCCGGCCATTGCAGGGCGCTGCGAGCGCTTGCGCGACGTGCCGCGCTGGCCCGGTCTGTTCGGCTTGCTGGGCTACGCCTCGCGCGGCCTGATCTGGGCGCCGCTGGCGGCCGAACTGTTGGCCGCGCAACTGGAAGGCGAGCCGCTGCCGCTGGAAAGCAGCCTGGCGGCCGCGCTCGATCCGGGCCGGTTTTTATTGAAGGAACGGCGCCGCCACGGCCCCTGA
- a CDS encoding DNA-3-methyladenine glycosylase I, protein MTTLRCVWANLANPRYIAYHDTEWGVPCHDELRLFEMLNLEGAQAGLSWETILNKRDTYRTAFDQWDAAKIAAYGPDKVAELLANPGIVRNKLKVAAAIGNARAYLRLRAEGGSLDQLLWSYVGGQPIVNNWQPGQFPARTELSDRISKDLLKRGFKFVGSTIVYAYLQGIGVIDDHAPHCFCRSR, encoded by the coding sequence ATGACCACCCTCCGCTGCGTCTGGGCCAACCTGGCCAACCCGCGTTATATCGCGTACCACGATACCGAGTGGGGCGTGCCATGCCATGACGAATTGCGTTTGTTCGAAATGCTGAACCTGGAAGGCGCGCAAGCGGGACTGAGCTGGGAAACCATCCTCAATAAACGCGATACGTACCGGACCGCCTTCGACCAATGGGACGCGGCAAAGATCGCCGCCTACGGCCCGGACAAGGTCGCCGAATTGCTGGCCAATCCCGGCATCGTGCGCAATAAATTGAAAGTCGCGGCGGCCATCGGCAACGCCCGGGCGTACTTGCGGCTGCGCGCCGAGGGCGGCAGCCTGGACCAGTTATTGTGGTCGTATGTAGGCGGCCAACCGATCGTCAATAATTGGCAGCCGGGGCAGTTCCCGGCCAGGACCGAACTGTCCGACCGGATCTCGAAAGACTTGCTGAAACGCGGTTTCAAGTTTGTCGGCTCGACCATCGTCTACGCTTATTTGCAGGGCATCGGCGTGATCGACGACCATGCGCCCCACTGTTTCTGCCGCAGCCGATGA
- a CDS encoding PLP-dependent aminotransferase family protein, with amino-acid sequence MQAKQFLSTLTIDRHHPAPLFRQLYTALKEAILAGAIGPGMQLPPTREFCRLLSISRQTVLNAYAQLMAEGYLTGSVGKGTFVSGDLPLAEKTPAAPGLLRPLSRRGEEVAAAMSQVAYHGSKLRAFRVGMPAIEHFPFDVWSRLETRRRRRSPAHLMGYSDPAGYLPLRELLCVYLKAARGVDCTAQQIIITSGSQQALFLLSTILLGPGDAAWMESPGYRGASAPLHACGAHVFPVPVDEQGLNVAYGAAFCPHAKLAYVTPSHQLPLGVTMSLQRRLELLAWAAQAKAWVIEDDYDSEYRYTGAPLASLQSLDRNGCVIYVGTLSKVLFPGLRLGYMVAPPALAGALVQAKAVIDRHTAIVPQMALADFIAEGHFGRHIKRTRDLNASRRDLLLRGIARELDDQLRCGPADSGLELSVFFRQGRDEQRVAAQGLERGIELRPLSNYVGPGAPAECRAAPGLLLGFAMLDEAEMNHGLAVLSSVLRGR; translated from the coding sequence ATGCAAGCCAAGCAATTCCTGAGCACGCTCACCATCGATCGCCATCATCCTGCGCCGCTGTTTCGCCAGTTGTACACGGCGCTGAAGGAGGCGATCCTGGCCGGCGCCATCGGCCCCGGCATGCAATTGCCGCCGACGCGCGAGTTTTGCCGGCTGCTGTCGATCTCGCGCCAGACCGTGCTGAACGCCTATGCCCAATTGATGGCGGAGGGGTATTTGACGGGCAGCGTCGGCAAGGGCACGTTTGTCAGCGGCGACTTGCCGCTGGCTGAAAAAACGCCGGCCGCGCCGGGCTTGCTGCGTCCCTTGTCGCGGCGCGGCGAGGAGGTCGCGGCGGCCATGTCGCAAGTGGCGTACCACGGCAGCAAGCTGCGCGCCTTCCGCGTCGGCATGCCGGCCATCGAGCATTTTCCGTTCGACGTGTGGAGCCGGCTGGAGACGCGCCGGCGGCGCCGTTCGCCGGCCCATCTGATGGGTTACAGCGATCCGGCCGGTTATCTGCCGCTGCGCGAACTGCTGTGCGTGTACCTGAAGGCGGCGCGCGGCGTCGATTGCACGGCGCAGCAAATCATCATCACCTCCGGTTCGCAACAGGCGCTGTTCTTGCTGTCGACGATCTTGCTCGGGCCGGGCGATGCGGCGTGGATGGAGTCGCCCGGTTACCGCGGCGCCAGCGCGCCGCTGCACGCGTGCGGCGCGCACGTGTTCCCGGTGCCGGTCGACGAACAAGGCTTGAACGTGGCGTATGGCGCGGCGTTTTGTCCGCACGCCAAGCTGGCCTACGTGACGCCGTCGCACCAGTTGCCGCTGGGCGTGACGATGAGCTTGCAGCGCCGGCTGGAATTGCTGGCCTGGGCGGCGCAGGCGAAAGCGTGGGTGATCGAAGACGATTACGACAGCGAATACCGCTATACCGGCGCGCCGCTGGCGTCGCTGCAAAGCCTGGACCGGAACGGCTGCGTGATCTATGTCGGCACGCTGTCGAAGGTGCTGTTTCCCGGTTTGCGGCTGGGCTACATGGTGGCGCCGCCGGCGCTGGCCGGCGCGCTGGTGCAGGCCAAGGCGGTGATCGACCGGCATACCGCCATCGTGCCGCAAATGGCGCTGGCCGACTTCATCGCCGAAGGCCATTTCGGCCGCCACATCAAGCGCACCCGCGACCTCAACGCCAGCCGGCGCGACCTGCTGCTGCGTGGCATCGCGCGCGAGCTGGACGATCAATTGCGCTGCGGCCCGGCCGACAGCGGCCTGGAATTGAGCGTCTTTTTCCGCCAGGGCCGTGACGAACAGCGCGTCGCGGCACAAGGACTGGAGCGCGGCATCGAATTGCGTCCGCTGTCGAATTACGTCGGCCCCGGCGCACCGGCCGAGTGCCGCGCCGCGCCGGGTTTGCTGCTCGGTTTCGCGATGCTGGACGAGGCCGAGATGAACCATGGCCTGGCAGTTCTCTCCAGCGTCTTGCGCGGCCGCTGA
- a CDS encoding GNAT family N-acetyltransferase, whose amino-acid sequence MQDIVIHTDRALSGPQLASIFARAGLNRRTQDAGLMQKMADTADLLITAWDGDKLVGVARSLSDFCAVCYLADLAVDRDYQQRGIGAALTERTRGMNSPATLLLLLAAPSAMNYYPKIGFAAVDNGWIIRPPQPQ is encoded by the coding sequence ATGCAAGACATCGTGATACATACCGACCGCGCACTGAGCGGCCCGCAACTGGCGTCGATCTTCGCGCGCGCCGGCTTGAACCGGCGCACCCAGGACGCCGGACTGATGCAGAAAATGGCCGACACGGCCGACTTGCTCATCACCGCCTGGGACGGCGACAAGCTGGTCGGCGTGGCCCGCTCGCTGAGCGATTTCTGCGCGGTCTGCTACCTGGCCGACCTGGCGGTGGACCGCGATTATCAACAGCGCGGCATCGGCGCGGCGCTGACCGAACGCACCCGCGGCATGAACAGCCCGGCCACGCTGCTGCTGTTGCTGGCCGCGCCGAGCGCGATGAATTATTATCCGAAGATCGGTTTTGCGGCGGTCGACAACGGCTGGATCATCCGTCCGCCGCAGCCACAATAA
- a CDS encoding FMN-binding negative transcriptional regulator, which produces MYTPSHFNETRLDVLHALIAAHPLGALVRLDGGELCADHVPFDIAAPTPDAPFGTLRAHVARANPLWRAAAPAMVLFQGPQAYISPAWYEEKARSGKVVPTFNYAVVHAHGTLRAIHDPEWLLALLERLTDRHEARQAAPWRVADAPPDYIARMLAAIVGIEIPLRRIDGKWKASQNRSQADRSGIAAGLAAGEPPMSALMQKYF; this is translated from the coding sequence ATGTACACGCCCTCCCATTTCAATGAAACCCGGCTCGATGTGCTGCATGCGCTGATCGCGGCGCATCCGCTCGGTGCGCTGGTCAGGCTCGACGGCGGCGAACTGTGCGCCGACCATGTCCCGTTCGACATCGCCGCGCCGACCCCGGATGCGCCGTTCGGCACGCTGCGCGCCCATGTGGCGCGGGCCAATCCGCTGTGGCGCGCGGCCGCACCGGCCATGGTGCTGTTCCAGGGGCCGCAAGCCTACATCAGCCCGGCCTGGTATGAAGAGAAGGCGCGCAGCGGCAAGGTCGTGCCGACCTTTAATTATGCGGTGGTGCATGCGCACGGCACGCTGCGCGCGATCCATGATCCGGAATGGCTGCTGGCCCTGCTGGAACGGCTGACCGACCGGCACGAAGCAAGGCAGGCGGCGCCGTGGCGGGTCGCCGACGCGCCGCCCGATTACATCGCCAGGATGCTGGCGGCGATCGTCGGCATCGAGATTCCACTGCGCCGCATCGACGGCAAATGGAAAGCCAGCCAAAACCGTTCGCAAGCGGACCGCAGCGGCATCGCGGCCGGCCTGGCGGCTGGCGAACCGCCGATGTCGGCGCTGATGCAAAAATATTTTTGA
- a CDS encoding lipoprotein codes for MKPIFACLPVLFASLLGGASAMAADGLVKTDGILVNSAGMTVYTFDKDVANSGKSVCNGACLTAWPAVAAPQDVKPPYSVVTRDDGSKQLAYHGKPLYLFVQDQKAGDRNGDNAKQLWHVVSD; via the coding sequence ATGAAACCAATCTTCGCCTGTCTGCCAGTGCTGTTCGCCTCCCTGCTGGGCGGTGCTTCCGCCATGGCCGCCGATGGACTCGTCAAGACCGACGGCATCCTCGTCAATAGCGCCGGCATGACCGTCTACACCTTCGACAAGGACGTCGCCAACAGCGGCAAGAGCGTCTGCAACGGCGCTTGCCTGACCGCCTGGCCGGCGGTCGCGGCGCCGCAAGATGTCAAGCCGCCGTACTCGGTGGTCACACGCGACGACGGCAGCAAGCAACTGGCCTACCACGGCAAGCCGCTGTATCTGTTCGTGCAAGACCAGAAAGCCGGCGACCGCAACGGCGACAATGCCAAACAGCTGTGGCACGTCGTTAGCGACTGA
- a CDS encoding anti-sigma factor family protein, with product MTPIIVTETELHAYVDGVLPPARHAEVEAYLAQHPDQARRMSDYARQNRNLRIFFNRLPDETAPPRLTARPDRAPIPWQRYGATLLIALAGAAGGWIAHGRSGPPVAASPAGVMQSNRPATK from the coding sequence ATGACACCCATCATTGTCACCGAAACCGAGCTGCACGCCTATGTTGATGGCGTGCTGCCGCCGGCGCGGCATGCCGAAGTCGAGGCTTACCTCGCGCAACACCCGGACCAGGCGCGGCGCATGTCGGACTATGCCCGGCAAAACAGGAATTTGCGCATCTTCTTCAACCGGTTGCCCGATGAAACAGCGCCGCCAAGGCTGACAGCCCGTCCCGACCGCGCGCCGATACCATGGCAGCGCTACGGCGCGACCCTGCTGATCGCGCTGGCCGGCGCCGCCGGCGGCTGGATCGCCCATGGCCGGAGCGGCCCGCCCGTAGCTGCGTCTCCGGCCGGCGTCATGCAGAGCAATCGGCCTGCCACTAAATGA
- a CDS encoding DUF4142 domain-containing protein, protein MHKMLAARRIWRRFFGISLMTMLCGALVAQAQGTATLSRADQKLVVELAQANMAEIDAGKLAASKAQNPQLKAFGQQMVDDHTRALQEVQQLAQAKGVALPAETDSKHKQMAQKLAGLSGDAFDRQYAAHSGVDDHQKAHALLQRVQARAKDPDLKALAARLMPAVDQHLTSVQQLNAAIKGNTASGTSGTAGNTGGSAHPATPAANPDTSAPGAPGMAPVPRGNQPGTQPGVYPGVQPNLPPAAPVKPGT, encoded by the coding sequence ATGCATAAGATGCTCGCAGCAAGAAGAATCTGGCGGCGGTTTTTCGGCATATCGCTGATGACGATGTTGTGCGGCGCGCTGGTCGCGCAAGCCCAGGGTACGGCGACGTTGAGCCGGGCCGACCAGAAACTGGTGGTCGAGCTGGCGCAAGCGAATATGGCGGAAATCGACGCCGGTAAATTGGCCGCCAGCAAGGCGCAGAATCCGCAACTAAAAGCCTTCGGGCAGCAAATGGTCGACGACCACACCAGGGCCTTGCAGGAAGTACAGCAACTGGCGCAAGCGAAGGGCGTGGCGCTGCCGGCCGAAACCGACAGCAAGCACAAGCAAATGGCGCAAAAGCTGGCCGGCCTGTCGGGCGACGCCTTCGACCGCCAGTATGCGGCGCACAGCGGGGTCGACGACCATCAAAAGGCCCATGCCTTGCTGCAAAGAGTACAGGCGCGCGCCAAGGATCCCGACCTGAAGGCGCTGGCCGCCAGGCTGATGCCGGCCGTCGACCAGCACCTGACGTCGGTGCAGCAATTGAATGCGGCGATCAAGGGCAACACTGCCAGCGGCACGTCCGGCACGGCCGGCAATACTGGCGGCTCGGCTCATCCGGCCACGCCTGCCGCCAATCCCGACACCAGCGCGCCGGGAGCGCCCGGCATGGCGCCAGTGCCACGCGGCAATCAACCCGGTACCCAGCCTGGTGTGTATCCTGGCGTTCAACCGAACCTCCCGCCCGCCGCACCGGTCAAGCCGGGAACATGA
- a CDS encoding CHRD domain-containing protein: MMRSIRLASLAAITGALLFGAACSNHHHADGVILSGAQEAPPNDSRATGNSMIKIGSDKSVYGEVRFSGMVASVAHIHQAPAGVAGPVIVPLIRISDTAFAVPPGITLNDAQYAAYLAGKLYVNLHSTAFPNGEIRAQLHPR, encoded by the coding sequence ATGATGCGAAGTATCCGGCTTGCCAGCCTGGCAGCCATCACCGGCGCGCTGCTGTTCGGCGCCGCTTGCAGCAACCACCACCATGCCGACGGCGTGATCCTGAGCGGGGCGCAGGAAGCGCCGCCCAACGACAGCCGGGCCACCGGCAACAGCATGATCAAGATCGGCAGCGACAAGTCGGTCTACGGCGAAGTGAGGTTTTCCGGCATGGTTGCCAGCGTCGCCCATATCCATCAAGCGCCGGCGGGTGTCGCCGGGCCGGTGATCGTGCCGCTGATCAGGATCTCGGACACCGCGTTCGCGGTGCCGCCCGGCATCACGCTGAACGATGCGCAATATGCCGCCTACCTGGCCGGCAAGCTGTACGTCAACCTGCATAGCACGGCCTTCCCGAACGGCGAAATCCGCGCCCAGCTGCATCCCCGATAA
- a CDS encoding winged helix-turn-helix transcriptional regulator, which yields MKHTNFNNMPCPIARSLGKVGEWWSILILREAFYGKSRFDEFEKSLKIAPTILTRRLADLVEGGLMTRRLYCAKPPRYDYVLTKSGRAFKPVLLAFIAWGNENFAPEGASLVIASRDTGLAADPVLVDAMTGLPINDEYYGFAPGPAASDSMRTIISDAEKGTHNAPPPAKVSSFSSMVWPAERRPS from the coding sequence ATGAAACATACTAATTTCAACAACATGCCATGCCCTATCGCACGTAGCCTGGGCAAGGTAGGCGAGTGGTGGAGCATCCTGATTTTGCGCGAGGCGTTTTATGGCAAGTCGCGCTTCGACGAGTTCGAAAAGAGCTTGAAGATCGCGCCGACCATCCTGACCCGGCGACTTGCCGACCTGGTCGAGGGCGGTTTGATGACCCGCCGCCTGTATTGCGCCAAACCGCCCCGCTACGACTATGTATTGACCAAGTCCGGCCGCGCCTTCAAGCCGGTGTTGTTGGCGTTCATCGCCTGGGGCAATGAAAACTTTGCCCCGGAAGGCGCCAGCCTGGTGATCGCCAGCCGCGATACCGGTTTGGCCGCCGATCCGGTACTGGTCGATGCGATGACCGGCTTGCCGATCAACGACGAGTATTACGGTTTTGCGCCGGGACCGGCAGCCAGCGACAGCATGCGGACGATTATTTCCGATGCCGAGAAAGGCACCCATAATGCGCCGCCGCCAGCCAAGGTATCCAGTTTTTCGAGCATGGTGTGGCCGGCCGAGCGGCGTCCTTCATAG
- a CDS encoding Csu type fimbrial protein → MIRRARLLLLTLLLLCAGAARADVCTVTMSDINFGQVSPIGATDYTATGTGSVSCTWSLLSPTFPFILLFPNVVVCLNAGLGSNSLTATPRTLGNGSNRMEYNLYRDASYAAASIWGGPGVVGATTPISFSMTSPNILIGGTLVQAFTVYAKIPVGTTLAAVPTVANSDTVYNSSFTGAATITYAFYNLIKPACTPGSSNTFAFQVNATAVNNCTITATPLAFGTNSVLTGNVRSTATLSVRCVNNNAYQIALNGGLVTASVANRQMKNVSTADTVAYQLSAMLDGPLWGDGTAGTSMVSGTGTGVALPITVYGRVPAQGTPIPGDYKDTVTATVYF, encoded by the coding sequence ATGATCCGTCGCGCCCGTCTGCTGCTGCTGACCCTGCTGCTGCTGTGCGCCGGCGCGGCGCGCGCCGATGTCTGTACCGTCACGATGTCGGACATTAATTTCGGCCAGGTCAGTCCGATCGGCGCCACCGACTATACCGCCACCGGCACCGGCAGCGTGTCGTGCACCTGGTCGCTGCTGTCGCCGACCTTTCCATTCATCCTGCTGTTCCCGAATGTGGTGGTGTGCCTGAATGCAGGGCTCGGCAGCAATTCGCTGACGGCGACGCCACGCACGCTCGGCAATGGCAGCAACCGCATGGAGTACAACCTGTACCGCGACGCCAGCTACGCGGCGGCGTCGATCTGGGGCGGCCCCGGCGTAGTCGGCGCGACCACGCCGATCTCGTTCAGCATGACATCGCCCAATATCCTGATCGGCGGCACGCTGGTGCAAGCGTTCACGGTGTACGCAAAAATTCCAGTCGGCACTACCCTGGCGGCGGTGCCGACGGTGGCCAACAGCGACACCGTGTACAACTCCAGCTTCACTGGCGCGGCCACTATCACCTACGCGTTTTATAACCTGATCAAGCCGGCCTGCACCCCCGGCAGCAGCAATACGTTTGCGTTCCAGGTCAATGCGACGGCGGTGAATAACTGCACCATCACCGCCACGCCGCTGGCGTTCGGCACCAACAGCGTGTTGACCGGCAATGTGCGCAGTACCGCGACCTTGTCGGTGCGCTGCGTTAATAACAATGCTTACCAGATCGCGCTCAATGGCGGCCTGGTGACGGCCAGCGTGGCCAACCGGCAAATGAAGAATGTCAGTACCGCCGATACCGTGGCTTACCAGTTGTCCGCCATGCTGGACGGCCCGCTGTGGGGCGACGGCACGGCCGGCACCAGCATGGTCAGCGGCACCGGCACCGGGGTGGCGCTGCCGATCACGGTGTATGGCCGGGTACCGGCGCAAGGCACGCCGATTCCGGGCGATTACAAGGATACGGTGACGGCGACGGTGTATTTCTGA